ACGCTATTATTAAAGTTTTACCGCGATGTTTAGCTGGCTGCGTGTGCATAAGCACCATAGCGATtacaattaaacatttgaataAAGTGATGACAACTTGATGCATGACTTCGGTACTTACTATACACATTCACTCATTTCTGCAAGTGGAACTATCTCACACGgggtaaatattaaaagctcATGGAATTTTCTAAGTAAGTGAGTGATGAAAATGTGTTTCCCTTGCCGGCAATCCATATCCTTCTGGCTAAAAAGTTATTACAGCCTAAATCGGTGGGCTTGCAATATTGATCTACTGTAAACTTCAATCCAGCATCGGAATTCCCTGACATAGCTTAACAATGCAGAAGGAACGAGCGAACACTGGCGAAACACAGATTAACCATAACCGTCAGTGCCATATGCTACTGTCAGAGTTTTGTGATATTAACTTGAGTATGGTTCGTTTTGTTTTGGCCCTGTTGGAAAGGAAAACCACGTGggaagataaaataaaatagttgCTATTACACTATATCAGCCCTATCAAAAGGACGGCTGTGAACAATGATGGTTTCGTATTACCGATAATTATATACCGTTTTGTTTACGTTTAATACGGGTAGGTCAATTCACCGTGCTTAAAGCGATCAATATTTATCAAGAAATTATATAATTTGACTTGATGCTTACTGTAATAGGGAATAGCCAAGAAACGATTAAGTATGAAGCTTTTATGTAAAGCGATCGTTACTAAACAAATGGCTGATGTTTTCTGCAAGGGTCGAATGTCTACGGCACGAGCGCTAACAACGGAACAATTACTTCTTCGTAACGATAACATGAATGTCGTCATTGCATCTATAAACCTACTAAATCTTTCCTTTTCAAAACGCTTAGATACCACTTTTGAGATGTCAGGTGAAACGCGGCGTCGGAGAACTCCCACAATCTCTTAATTGAACATAGCACAAACatcaaattttgttattaaacaaagttatttatttgcattcaCCAACTTGAACACTTTgctttgcttaaaattttttcattttttcgttACTGTATGTAATTTTCAATCACATCTACTGTACATTCTATTATTTAAGTCGTGTTTTGCCATAATTATCTTAATACTGTACATACTTTTCAGCAAAAACAACAAGCAAAATACGCTTTTACTTTGCCCAATAACAAGCGCATCCAAAGCATGGTGCATTTATCACGTGTCGTTGGTTAGACCAACTATCCCAAACTATCGCGGTAAAATGGTTGCAAGCGCATCATCCTTACGCAAAAATTTTCCTAAAGCAGCTTAAATTGATCATAGCAAACTATTCGGACAATGTGtacagtaaaataaattaaatccaGTCATTAAAAATCACTACCAAggttaagaaaaaaaatactgaaaataGAACATCATACccagaagtttttcttgtatcTTCTTGCCATACAGACATAAATGCTGAGTGCAGTAATCACTCCAAAAATACATGACCCGGCTATGAACCATTGCACAGTCACGTCGTCGACAATATCCATAGTTTAATTGTCAAAATACCTCCAAAAACACTCGTAGCTTATCTGGTAAAGATAATTTTACCATAAAAACCACTTTTTTTCTCTTCTATATCCGCCCCTATTCATTTCTTACCTGTATTGGAAATCATTTGTTTGATTATTTAACGTAACAATAGAGCCATTTTGATGTAATTAACCCATTGTTAAAAGTAAGCAGATATAAAATGGTGGAGAGcaataataaaaaagcaaattattaTACTACTGATAGCACTCTaaagttaagttttattttctctACACTTGTTGAGGAGACCATGGCCGCTATAGGGCTACTGTATTTCAAATGTGACTCccaaacaaaatgaaatgttgagAAAGTTCGCTAACCAGACTTAATACGCGTAGCCTAGCAGATGAACGATGCTTAGCctagaaaatttaatttaatcagGCCGAGCTGGAAATTAGAGATTTAGGTTGTACGTTGATATAATTATCACCTTAGAAgtttaaaacttcaaaaaatgatgATTCTTGGCTGTAAATTACATTTTCATCGACCAAGAACGCAATAAAATGTCCCAAACACTCACAATACACTGACGATTACatagaaacaaaacaacttgACACCTGTGTATTCTTCATGCAGTTAAATTTAGGTCCCATATAATTCGTCATGTGTTTGGAATAATCTACAGCAGAGCTTCTATTTCATCATGAATTTGCAGAAGGAATTTGCATTCATCACAAGCATTTCTATACTATTTAGTTAAACAAGACATTTGTCATTTATTGATGTAGCGGTTGCAGATGTAATCTCATTGTAAAGATATTTAATAGGTCTACGTAGGACTGTGTATCATACACGTGGCTACATATTACCATTGTGTCTTTTGTCCAACAACTAAATTTTTAACAGGACAAAAGTGTGTGTAGAAAATGCCTAAAGCCTGTTCCCATATGTCAGCGGTTGATATACGGAAGATATAAATTGTATTATATCCCGTTTAACAAGCTACCAGGTCACGTAAGCTGCTAGAACCGGTGAAAGTGCGACGTTCGTAAAAAAATCCATCCCCTAATTGTTTTCCCATTCTATTAGCGTCCGATATCCGATAGAGTGTCCGCATTTGTTTTAAACACGACGCCTTGCTATGCAAGCCTACTTTCTATGAGCAAACGGTGTTATAACGGGTAGGATAAGTATGTGAACAATGTCCGCTTCCTAAGATTATACAATGGGGTTCATCCTATCCCAAACCAGTTAACAACTTTAAGAGTTGATACGAACTTTTTCCTTCTTATTGCCGCCAGGAAGTAATGCTTGCTGCCAAAAAACATGTCTTCCCATTTATCCAGGCCAAACTGAGCATGAATGAGGGGCCTTGCTAAGTTAGTTAGATTGAAATTTGTGTTGAATTATTAATTGAAAACTCCTATTTCGTTACCCTGGATTTTGAGTAATCGTCACACGCAAACAGTTATAGTATATCGTGAAAACGTTGTCTGACGGCGACTCTGTCATGGATACTTTAAAGTAAACCGCAATATATTTTCGTGATGTTAAATACAGCTTCGTAATTTGCTATTCCCTGTAGGCAATTTCTGTATACTATCCCCGATTCATTTCGTCGCCTGTCTTACTTCTGTTCTGGGCGGTACGGGAACCTCAGATGccaataaaatgattttgtttcaaaaagagGATATTTTAAAAGACAACAAGACTCAGATTAACCGAACTTGAAGTTAATTAAAGCTAAAATGCATGATGTTCCAAGTAACACGAATTGCGTCACAAGTATGAATTGTTTTTGTGGGTTGCTTAAGAAATGAGGACGAATCAGGTTTCAATCAATTGATCAAAGTTTTTGACAATGCGTTCCTTGTCTTGTAAGCCAGAAGCATTGTCGTGTGTAAGAGCATTCAAATCTTCTCTAAACCAAGGGAGGAAATTATCCAATTGCTGCAAAGCATTGTGCCTAGTCAATATATCCGTTGTTTCatgtaaaaagaaaaaactaacATAGGGTTCGCATCCACACACTGGTTGTTTGTGCTATCCGCGTGCGTGAAATGTGTGATATGCACACACGCGTAACATTTACGAAATTCTCCAATATCGATTTATTGAGTCATTTCACGAAGTGAGCGTGGAATAAAACTTCACGAATTTTCTGAACGGTTACAGCGCGAAATACGTTTATAGTGCTTTGAAGATAGAACCCATTGCAGGGTAAGCATTTCAAGGAACAAACTTAGCTCAGTCATAATACTGCTTTCAAAACTTGGCAATGACacattaaaattaactttaatgTGTCGGATTCATTGGCGCAAAAGCTTTGATGATTTTGCTGAGATAATCTTAGTGCATGCAGGTGAAATAAAGGCAAGGATTTCTTTCCGCTTTTTCTCATAGACGGGTTGTGCAGAACGGACAAGAAAAGTTACATTCGCTCGAATATAGCCTGACACGTAATTTATAACTACACATAAGTTCAGGCGATAACAACAACAACGGCATTGGGAAATCGATTAAGGTTAAGGTTTTTCtcgttaaaattaaaaataacgtCGACGATAAATCATATACGAAATCGTACATAGCGAAAACCAGCAGAAATCCTCATCCGTTTTGGCAGAGTTAGGAATTATCTTTAATTTCTAGGAAAAGAACGACTTGCCATCGGATCGTCATTTCTCTGTCTTAGAATTGTCATCAGTCATTCGGAAAGGAAAGCTCGGTTGTCGGTGAAGAAACGTAGTCTTTCGTTGATCTGTCACAACAGAGGAAACGCTGCACAGAATTGATTACTCTGTGGTTCTTATCCCTCACCGGACAGCGAAATGTATAGAACCGATCAGAGTTTAGGATTAAACCGACTGATATAGATTTTTCCGCCCCGCGACCTTGCAGGGTTGTTGCGCTAACAGTTTTGTTAGTGGCAGATTGGTTtaggatttttatttttattttcaagtataaaatattttagcagTGTTTATTATTAAGAATTGATTCTTTCTATACGTAAATATGAAAGTTTTCAATAGACTGATGTTAGATCACTTCaaaaaattgacattttttgtaaactttgaaTAGCCTAGAGAGCTtcaactaaaatattttaaagttcaACGATGATATGATTCCTATTTGCTTTTCAATTTCAGATACGACTACGTAATTGTCTACTGACGTAATTAACATGTTTAGTGCTGTTCAAAGACAGCACAGTTATCTAGGAGCGTCTCCAAACATACATAAGAGTGATGTCATCGAGCTTCAGCACGTGCCGCCACCGTTGTTGATGGCGGTAAACTCAAATATCGAGATAAAAAGCAACAGCGGCCAGTACACGTCACGTGGTCAATGCATGATGCTACGACATGACTTGGGTCGATATGCTGGGCAAGACTGTGTGGGGGTTTGCTCTGGTTCTGGGGAAATTCCCGTCACAACGGCCGCGGCTGTACTCGCGTCCAACGACGACATGATTTCAAACCAAAGCGGCGTCGACTCAGATGTTTCCTTGTACCAAAGCGATGCCAGCGATTTTAATGGCACCGTCGGCTCGTCGTCGGAACCCGGCGAGGTAGACGTGGATTTCCTCGATACTATTTTACTAGAAAACGAAAGAAGGAACTCGAACCTCGAGAACAGCGGGATGTTTTACCCCGGCAATACTCTCGCAAACATCGGCTATTTGCCAAAGATTTCGTCGGGCGAAACTGGTTTCACCTTGGAAAACAAGTCAGGCGATGTGACAGCAAACGATTCGATCGTTATGGACAAATCCCTGCTGTATTCCAGCGCCAACATGAACAACAACGCTATCTATTCCACCGACCTACCGAATTACTCTTGCAGCTTTGCATCGATGAAACCTTATGCCGACTTTCGCACGTTGCCAAGAGAAGAACCTCACCCCCAAAGACATGGTTCAAATCTTGACAACTTTGCAAGACATTCCGCCGACACTAATTTGAAGCGTTCCATCAAAACCGAAGCACAACAGGATGAGTACATGTGGAAGGAACTAAAGCCGGTATTTGATAAGCTAAAGCATTCCGTTGCGCCAACACCTCCAGTCGGTAGTCCAGTCAATTCGTTTTCAAACCTCCCGCCAATTTCTCTGTT
The Clavelina lepadiformis chromosome 4, kaClaLepa1.1, whole genome shotgun sequence DNA segment above includes these coding regions:
- the LOC143453126 gene encoding uncharacterized protein LOC143453126, with the protein product MFSAVQRQHSYLGASPNIHKSDVIELQHVPPPLLMAVNSNIEIKSNSGQYTSRGQCMMLRHDLGRYAGQDCVGVCSGSGEIPVTTAAAVLASNDDMISNQSGVDSDVSLYQSDASDFNGTVGSSSEPGEVDVDFLDTILLENERRNSNLENSGMFYPGNTLANIGYLPKISSGETGFTLENKSGDVTANDSIVMDKSLLYSSANMNNNAIYSTDLPNYSCSFASMKPYADFRTLPREEPHPQRHGSNLDNFARHSADTNLKRSIKTEAQQDEYMWKELKPVFDKLKHSVAPTPPVGSPVNSFSNLPPISLLTTKSYPSQPASYQLVNEDFSNTGTHYTTLSSKYANSRACLEEASEWTQRKRKKSAASEEDQLNDSGGSFFGQRARSQSVSDMSETLFNERSLSRYNSSTTGLEIPETTSRSAALKTVASTVMSGIARKRRAHSMAAAPSAANPSDSEPRNLKRLQSNERERLRMHQLNDAFQALRDICPQVKHDRKLSKIETLTLAHNYIVSLSRMVVALEKTLNASPENLKEVSLGLSEILHSVESEKDRVQNDFSIENSEGR